The sequence below is a genomic window from Paenibacillus sp. DCT19.
GAATGGACGGCAAAATGAGTGATCTTGAATATTTAGCCAGCGGTTTGAAACTGCAAGGTGGCACCATGAGCGCTTTTATCATTGCATCTCAGGCTGTCCGCAAAGGCGGAACCATTCAAGTTACTGGGGTATATGGCGGGCGCTATAACGGATTCCCACTCGGTGACATCATGCAGCGAAACGTGAATATCCGTTCCGGACAAGCTCCGGTCATTCACTACATGCCATATATGTACGAGTTGGTTACGTCTGGCAAGGTGGACCCTGGCGACATTGTTACGCACGTCATTCCGCTCAGCGATGCCAAGCGGGGCTATGAAGTGTTCGATACAAAAACGGACAATTGTATCAAAGTCATCTTAAAGCCTTAAATATGGGTAGATACATGGGAGGACAATTCGAATGAATTCTAAATACGCATTGCATGAGGTGCTCGAGGTGCATGAAATTGCTACGTTCAAAACGGTTTGCTTGACTAAATCCCAGACCATGCAAGCTCTGGTAACCGATCCGGAACTCATGCAAATTTTGCAACAAGATGTGACATTATCACAACAGCAGCTTCAGGAGCTCAGTGAAGTGCTGTCTAAAGCGACTGTATAGGAGATAAAATAATGAACCCAATATTAGAACATATGTCAGGCCTTCATACGCTTACTGATGACGTGATTGCAATGGATTTGTTGATAAACGCCAAAAGCGGAGTCAGAAATTACGCCATGGCTGTGACCGAATGTGCCACTCCAGAAATCAAGCGAATTTTGATGAAACAGCTCGATGAAGCTATAGACTCTCATGAAAAGATATCACATTACATGGTACAGCATGGCTTGTACCATCCATATCATATTCCAGAGCAAATCCAGCTCGATCTGAAAAACATTCAAACTGCTATGAACATTCTGTCCTGATACCGATTAACCATTACGGGGAATTTTCGGAGTGCAAAATGTACCTATGTCCATAATCCAGCAATGAAACAAGGGCGAATGCACTCCGCCCTTGTTTCTGCTGCGTCACGAAACATATTTAAACAAGCATTTACATCCTTTTTTCCCTTTAACTATCGGATAATTAAATGGTCTGTTTGGATATCGTTCCGAAATATTCTATAACTACCTCACGGAATTCGAGAGCAGCCCGCGAAATGTACCGACTCTTGTGCCATAGCAAAGCGATCTCCCGCACCAACTCATGATTCTCTACTTTGAGATATTTGATATGTTCCCCAGAATATCTTGCCGTACTTGGTATAAAGGCTATGCCAATTCCCGCTTCTACTAGAGAACTTAGCCTTGCAGGTTCATCACCTTCATACACATATGTAGGTATAAATCCAACCGATTTGCATATAGAATCCACCAGATCACGAGTACCGTAGCCTCTTTTTACACCAACAAAACTTTCATCTCTTAACTCAGTCAAAGATATGCTGTTTCGGTCAGCAAGCCAATGCCCTTTGGGAACAGCTACAAGAATGGGGTCTATGAACATGATTTGACATTCAATGTCTTCCCCCTTATAGGAGGTGAGGACAAGCAAAAATCAACCTCTCCTCTATGAAGAAGCGTAACCATTTCCTGTGTGGTGAGCATTTGCACATGAAATTGGATATCGGGTCGCTTGTTTCGAAACTCTCGAAGGATCTGAGGCAATGTGCTTGCGGTGGTCACCGCCAATTCGAGTGTGTCATGTTCTGGACTGGACAAATCGCTAATCTCATGCTTCCCCTGCTCCAATTCAAACAATGCTCTTTCTGCACGGCGATAGAATCTGCTTCCAAACTCATTCAATCGCAGTTTCCTCCCTATTCGATCGAATAACGGGACTCCCAAATCTTCTTCTAAACGCCCAATTGTTTTGCTTAGTGATGATTGAGTGACATGCAGACTTCGTGCTGCTTCTGTCATATGTTCCACACGAGCTACTTCGAGAAAATATTTCAGTTGAAGAAGTTCTATTTTACAACCCTCCACTCATTCCTTTGAGTCAATGAAATCATAACATAAAATGCATTGGAATAAATAAATGATTTCAAGTACGATGATGACACTAACATACAGATCAGGGGGATTGAAATGAGTATTCGCAATAGGTGGTTGATGATCTCCGTTGGACTAGGAATTCTATTGAACCCCTTAAATTCTTCAATGATTTCAGTTGCAATTCCAAGGCTGCAAAATGAGTTCCAACTCGATTTCACCGTGGTATCATGGATTATTTTTTCTTTCTACATTGCGAGCGCTATCGCTCAACCTATCATGGGAAAAGCTAGCGATTTATTCGGACGGAGGAGGATATTTCTTACGGGACTTGTTGTATCCTTCGTTGCATCATTATTAGCTCCACTATCTTCAAACTTTGGGTGGCTCATCGTATTCCGCATTGTACAATCCATCGGAACAAGCATGATGGTTGCGGTTGGAATGGCCATTGTGCGAATACATATTACGGAGAAACAAGCGACTGCACTGTCATTTCTGAGCATATTCCTATCCGGAGCGGCAGCGATTGGCCCCTTTATTGGTGGAGTCATCATTCACTGGTGGGGCTGGCCTGCTATCTTTTTGGTTAATATTCCGTTCGTAGTGACAAGCTTTTTATTAGCTTGGAGGCATATTCCTAAGGATATTCCGACTACGACATCCGTTGCTCACAACATGTCCTTACGCAAATGGTCTGATTTGATTGATGCGCCAGGAGTTCTCCTATTTACCATGGGTCTGGTTGCTCTACTCGTTGGATTATTGTCCACAAAATCGTCTGGTCAAATTTCATTAAACAACGTTATTGTGGGGCTAATTGGCTTCGTTGGACTGGGAGCTTTCGTGCGACATGAGTTAAAAGCGAAAGCACCTTTTATTCCTATACGCACATTCGTTAAATATCCTGCAATGACTTGGGTCAATGTCGAATTCTTGCTCTTTAACTTGCTTTTTTACTCTCTCTTTTTTGGACTTCCGTCCTATTTGCAAATCGTTCGTCATATCAGCGAGTTCCATACAGGGATGCTCATGCTAAGCTTAGGCTTGTGCTCGCTCGTTACTTCTCCAATGGCAGGACGATGGATCGATAAATCAGGTCCCAGGCCAGCATTGCTTATGTCCGGAATGCTTATGACATTTGGATCCGTGTGGATCGTAACACTGGATCAAACTTCACCAGTTATCAGTGTGTGTCTGGCTTTAGCTGCATTCGGTATTAGCAATGGGTTGAACAGTGTCGCTATGCAAGCGGCCTTATTCAAAAGTTCACCAAAAGAAATTATAGGTGTAGCATCTGGAATATTTAATACCTCCAGATACCTGGGAACCATTCTCTCTTCTATACTGATTAGCAGTGTAATGGGAGATAACTTCAGCTTCGAAGGATTTCGAGTACTTGGGATTATCCTCACGTTAATTGCATTGTCATTGGTATTCATAAATTGGCGGCGCAAGGAGAAAGGGCAGTTGCATGGATCCTAGTTATCTGACAGATGTAAATTAATCCTGACTGAACTGTGGGACAATTCTTTATTAAAGCTCCTCCGTTTTTGTGATCAATGTTTAGATATACATCTAATCGGAATTCGGACTATGTTCTTGTCCCTCGACAGATCAACCCCCTTTTTCATCCCTTTTCATTTCCAATAAAACATAAAGCCGATCAGATTGATCGGCTCCATTTGAATTAGTATGTTAAAGACTTTCTCCATTTGTTTTTATTACATTTTGATAGTAGTAGAATGAATCCTTTTTGGTTCGGTTTAAGGTTCCGTTACCTTCTCTGTCTAGGTCTACATGAATGAACCCGTAACGCTTTTCAATATCAAAAGTGCCCGCAGAAATAATATCAATTGGCCCCCAGTAAGTGTACCCCATGATGGATACACCATCTTTAATCGCTTCCTTCAGCGCAATAAGGTGTTGCCTCAAATAATCGATGCGATACTCATCATGGATCTTTCCATCAATTATTTCATCTTTGGCACCCATGCCATTTTCAACAGGAATCAAAGGCACTTGATAGCGATCCCATAATTCATTCAAAGTAAACCGGAATCCAAGAGGATCTATTTGCCATCCGAAGTCACTTGTTTCGAGATATGGGTTCGGCGTGCCAATATCTCCTCCAGTATCGCCGAAATAAGGTTGTCCTTTCTCATGTGTGGTCGTTCTGTAGTAACTGAAAGCCAAGAAATCGTTCGTGTAGGATTTCATGAGTTCTAGGTCCTCATCGTGCATTTCGATATGACAATCATTCTCTTTCCAAAGACGATAAACATATGTTGGATAATATCCTCTTAACATGACATCGGGAAAGAACAAAGCTCTTCTTCGAATGTCCTGCGTTTCAAATACAGCGACCGGATCGCACGTATGTGGATAGATATTACTCAGTGACATCATACAACCAATTTGTGCATTTGGGATGATTGCACGACACAGTTTAATCGCCTTTGCATTTGCCACAAACATATGATGACTGGCTTGATAGATCGCTTGCATGCGATTCTCATTTTCTTTATAGATGATTCCACCCACATAAAATGGATTTCTTCTCATATTGTTAAGTTCATTGAATGTCATCCAGTATTTCACTTTGTTTTTATATCGATTAAAGATGACTTCACAGTACCGCTCGTAAAAATCAATTAATTTTCGATTTCTCCAGCTGTCATATTTCTCTACGAGATTATATGGCGTTTCATAGTGTGAAATGGTAACGAGTGGTTCAATTCCATATTTCAACAGCTCATCGAACAGTTCATCGTAAAACTGCAATCCCTTTTCGTTTGGCTGGTCGTCATCGCCATTAGGAAATATTCTGGTCCAGTTGATAGATGTTCTGAAAATTTTAAAACCCATTTCTGCAAACAGTTTAATATCTTCCTTGAATCGATGATAAAAATCAATTCCTTTTTCCAGCGGATGATATTCTCCTTGTTTTGGTACACTGAAAGATCCTACGTCAGATAATCCTTTCAAAAAGCAACTGGCCAAGTCCAAGCCCTTGCCATCTACCCATCCACCTTCTGCCTGATTGGCAGCAATCGCTCCCCCCCACAAAAAGTTCTCAGGAAATTGATCTTTATACGTGTTGTTCATGTTGTGCACTCTCCCCATTATTTAATCTCGGCTACTGGGTTTTGCCCATTTAGCACTTCTCCGTATCCCAACAACTGAATTTCTTTCTCTTTCGGATCTGTAAAAATGAGTAATACCGACAAATCCAAGTTGGTTGTTTTCAAATAGTCCAAATCAAGTGTGACAAGTTCTTCTCCAGCTTGTATACGTTGGCCCTGCTGGACCTTTATGTTAAAGCCCTTGCCCTTCAGAGACACGGTATTGATTCCGATATGAATCAGGATTTCAACTCCGTCATCCCTTGTTATTCCATAGGCATGACCTCCTTTAAATACTGTTGTCAATACGCCACTACAAGGTGAAACGACGACGTTATCTTTTGCAGTAAAGGCAATTCCTTCTCCCATTGCTTTTGTAGAGAAAACTTCGTCTTTCACTTCCGACAACGGGAATGAAACACCATCGACAATGGAGACTATTTGTGTTTCAGACTCGCTAACCCGTGGGGTGGACGTAACATTATTTTGCTGTTTCAGCTGCTCACCTTCATCGATACCTAAGATGAATGCCACAATAGCCGAAACAACGATTGCCACGATACAGGCTATAAGCATAGTGATCAGCGTTTCTTGGAAAATTGGCATTGCTAAAATGGTTGTTTTACCCATGATGTATGCTCGTGCTCCAAATAAACCTGCAACAATACCACCCACAGCCCCACCAGCCATGACTCCAATAAGCGGTTTTTTGTATTTCAAAGCAATACCGTAAATAGCTGGTTCTGTAATTCCTGCAAAAATAGATCCAAATCCAATTGCCAAAGCCTCTGAACGCAGAGTTTTGCTCTTAGCACGGAGACCTACCCCGATAGCAGCCCCTCCTTCTGCCATTGCATGAAGAATCAACGCCGGTTTGAAATACGGATCATACCCTGGATTCGCGAAACTCTGTACCATAAAAGGAGCAATTACAGTATGTGTACCAGTCATTACCAAGAACGGCAAGAGGGCCGCTAACAAACCAACAACAACAGGACCAATAGTTCCTTGTGTCCATAAAAATCCACCAACAACAATGTTGCCAATCAAGTTACCGAAAGGTCCAAACACAACAAAAGTTAAAATAGACGCTGTTAAAACCGTCAACATACCAACCAAAACCGATTTTAAAATACCTGGAATAATCTTGTTGAAAAATTTTTCAAGATAATAAACAGCTACAGTAGAAAGTAACGCAGGAATCATAGTGCTTGAATATTTGATCAGTAAAACAGGCAAACCAAAGATATGAGTTGTTCCTCCATTTTCCACCAATGCTACAAACCCGGGATATACTAATACACAAGCAACAAAAATGGCATA
It includes:
- a CDS encoding spore coat protein, with protein sequence MNPILEHMSGLHTLTDDVIAMDLLINAKSGVRNYAMAVTECATPEIKRILMKQLDEAIDSHEKISHYMVQHGLYHPYHIPEQIQLDLKNIQTAMNILS
- a CDS encoding MFS transporter codes for the protein MSIRNRWLMISVGLGILLNPLNSSMISVAIPRLQNEFQLDFTVVSWIIFSFYIASAIAQPIMGKASDLFGRRRIFLTGLVVSFVASLLAPLSSNFGWLIVFRIVQSIGTSMMVAVGMAIVRIHITEKQATALSFLSIFLSGAAAIGPFIGGVIIHWWGWPAIFLVNIPFVVTSFLLAWRHIPKDIPTTTSVAHNMSLRKWSDLIDAPGVLLFTMGLVALLVGLLSTKSSGQISLNNVIVGLIGFVGLGAFVRHELKAKAPFIPIRTFVKYPAMTWVNVEFLLFNLLFYSLFFGLPSYLQIVRHISEFHTGMLMLSLGLCSLVTSPMAGRWIDKSGPRPALLMSGMLMTFGSVWIVTLDQTSPVISVCLALAAFGISNGLNSVAMQAALFKSSPKEIIGVASGIFNTSRYLGTILSSILISSVMGDNFSFEGFRVLGIILTLIALSLVFINWRRKEKGQLHGS
- a CDS encoding glycoside hydrolase family 1 protein; amino-acid sequence: MNNTYKDQFPENFLWGGAIAANQAEGGWVDGKGLDLASCFLKGLSDVGSFSVPKQGEYHPLEKGIDFYHRFKEDIKLFAEMGFKIFRTSINWTRIFPNGDDDQPNEKGLQFYDELFDELLKYGIEPLVTISHYETPYNLVEKYDSWRNRKLIDFYERYCEVIFNRYKNKVKYWMTFNELNNMRRNPFYVGGIIYKENENRMQAIYQASHHMFVANAKAIKLCRAIIPNAQIGCMMSLSNIYPHTCDPVAVFETQDIRRRALFFPDVMLRGYYPTYVYRLWKENDCHIEMHDEDLELMKSYTNDFLAFSYYRTTTHEKGQPYFGDTGGDIGTPNPYLETSDFGWQIDPLGFRFTLNELWDRYQVPLIPVENGMGAKDEIIDGKIHDEYRIDYLRQHLIALKEAIKDGVSIMGYTYWGPIDIISAGTFDIEKRYGFIHVDLDREGNGTLNRTKKDSFYYYQNVIKTNGESL
- a CDS encoding glucose PTS transporter subunit IIA translates to MDFKKITDEIVQKSGGEENIVSLSHCMTRLRFIVKDEKKPDLEGLKSIDGVISAVFGAGQLQVIMGKNLLPAYDMIMKKYRFSGEEGGSMPEKEKKPRTIKSLLLDLINFIAGSVSPMITGLIAGGMLKLMLMIIVMILPSFDKTESYSLINFLADVPFYFMPIFVAYGASRKLGSNPIYAIFVACVLVYPGFVALVENGGTTHIFGLPVLLIKYSSTMIPALLSTVAVYYLEKFFNKIIPGILKSVLVGMLTVLTASILTFVVFGPFGNLIGNIVVGGFLWTQGTIGPVVVGLLAALLPFLVMTGTHTVIAPFMVQSFANPGYDPYFKPALILHAMAEGGAAIGVGLRAKSKTLRSEALAIGFGSIFAGITEPAIYGIALKYKKPLIGVMAGGAVGGIVAGLFGARAYIMGKTTILAMPIFQETLITMLIACIVAIVVSAIVAFILGIDEGEQLKQQNNVTSTPRVSESETQIVSIVDGVSFPLSEVKDEVFSTKAMGEGIAFTAKDNVVVSPCSGVLTTVFKGGHAYGITRDDGVEILIHIGINTVSLKGKGFNIKVQQGQRIQAGEELVTLDLDYLKTTNLDLSVLLIFTDPKEKEIQLLGYGEVLNGQNPVAEIK